The following proteins are co-located in the Triticum aestivum cultivar Chinese Spring chromosome 1A, IWGSC CS RefSeq v2.1, whole genome shotgun sequence genome:
- the LOC123188369 gene encoding uncharacterized protein, whose protein sequence is MAGAPAIVAAADSYDRDWAGLPEEILLMFMRELEIPDLVRSGAVCASWHAAYLAVRRHRFPLPIPRNQLPCLVYACRNSAADGAVVCCPFTGDSVRVPLPQPPLTRHSTVGSAHGWLVTADEASNLHLLNPITGAHVALPPIATLHHVESCTDAQGRLMYNVFDRGDPEPTPFDAREARDCMYHRVTLSCSPAAGSACIVLLVHMPIGELSYAPLGDERWTWISPDDHQLMAISWGFMDSFYNEDDGLFYVLRSHRSVFTLNFNGPSLVVKKIMRRVRKGDDPSSMYIMQAPWGDILQIWRWRSYVDSSTPVELPRDLLGHNEDDIDRYIELRTTEIEVYKVDLENQALVKMTSLADHALFLGYNSSMCFATKDFPTLKPNCVYITDDSVEYVNMCKHNWREIGVWDIENKSLQTFDSVLLTNSWMNWPSPVWITPSLF, encoded by the coding sequence ATGGCGGGCGCTCCCGCAATCGTCGCCGCCGCCGATTCTTACGACCGCGATTGGGCGGGGCTGCCGGAGGAAATACTCCTGATGTTCATGCGGGAGCTGGAGATCCCCGACCTCGTCCGCTCAGGTGCTGTCTGCGCCTCGTGGCATGCTGCTTACCTAGCCGTCCGCCGCCATCGCTTCCCCCTTCCGATCCCCCGGAATCAGCTCCCCTGCCTGGTCTACGCATGCCGCAATTCCGCCGCAGACGGCGCCGTCGTCTGCTGCCCCTTCACCGGCGACTCCGTCCGAGTCCCCCTGCCGCAGCCCCCGCTCACCCGCCACTCCACGGTCGGCTCCGCGCACGGCTGGCTCGTCACCGCCGACGAGGCCTCCAACCTCCACCTCCTCAATCCTATCACGGGCGCCCACGTCGCGCTCCCGCCCATCGCCACTCTCCACCACGTCGAGAGCTGCACCGACGCCCAAGGCCGCCTCATGTACAACGTCTTCGACAGGGGCGATCCCGAGCCGACCCCCTTTGACGCGCGCGAGGCCAGGGACTGCATGTACCACCGTGTCACCCTCTCCTGCAGCCCGGCGGCTGGGAGCGCCTGCATCGTGCTGCTGGTGCACATGCCGATCGGCGAGCTCTCCTACGCCCCGCTCGGCGACGAGCGGTGGACCTGGATCTCGCCCGACGACCACCAGCTCATGGCCATCAGCTGGGGCTTCATGGACTCTTTCTACAATGAGGATGATGGTTTGTTCTATGTGCTTCGCAGCCACAGATCGGTTTTCACCCTCAATTTCAATGGGCCATCTCTTGTTGTCAAAAAGATCATGCGCAGAGTTAGGAAGGGGGATGATCCTTCTAGCATGTACATCATGCAAGCTCCATGGGGTGATATTTTGCAAATATGGAGGTGGAGGAGCTACGTCGATTCATCAACACCCGTGGAGCTTCCTAGAGATCTGCTGGGTCACAACGAAGATGACATAGACCGGTATATTGAGCTCAGAACAACTGAAATAGAGGTCTATAAGGTGGACCTTGAGAACCAGGCACTTGTGAAGATGACAAGCTTAGCGGATCATGCACTATTCCTTGGTTATAATAGCTCCATGTGCTTTGCCACTAAAGATTTTCCAACACTGAAGCCGAACTGTGTCTATATCACGGATGACTCTGTTGAGTATGTCAACATGTGTAAGCATAACTGGCGAGAAATCGGAGTTTGGGATATAGAAAACAAGAGTCTGCAGACTTTTGATAGTGTTTTGCTTACTAATTCCTGGATGAACTGGCCTTCTCCGGTTTGGATAACACCCTCCCTTTTCTA